The Colius striatus isolate bColStr4 chromosome 24, bColStr4.1.hap1, whole genome shotgun sequence genome includes a window with the following:
- the AHDC1 gene encoding transcription factor Gibbin isoform X2, with the protein MRVKPPGPVVTTSVVRGSPDYVREPKFYPPGHPAQRPPACPAEKALSCSVLSFPEGSCPALGREHQAGSLLHGDPADRCQSVHGGTKAAEDLLGCAGEPRILGGSAEEAAARDRAPQTFPNATLASGRCNVDSILALLRSKCGNGHINLHPVVQLIDIMKDLNRLSEDLKSSGVHLDCGSLRGGGGAHEDGRLLPADRDLQYSFFSSPSLANSIRSPEERGVLCKTEPPRHPRPPARDGEGDGGGGSGPQPPGHAAGVGGTSKAPAEEAGCSQPDAGDYSDLAEADILNELASLACPGTQLLESQAMEPQPQLLPAQELDSQSRLLDSQSLESQPQLLDSQSLEPLPESLELQNLEPLGLQSLEPLSESLELQSLEPLSESLELQSLEPLAEPLGLQTLEPLPAALEPPLLDARAPLLPTEPSLLEPQPLGPVAELMEVQAGAGDPLRPHGLQPRLGGCPLGSVVKRGPCGGRGAGRCGEDHRKYALRRTDKPKMLCRRRRAGRGRRADVTPETRVLSPLALPTEVPPGPEEPSDPLLVSPPPPPATLDPDEAPKPPVAGKKSKCRGVRKMVVKMAKIPVSLGRRNKTTYKVSSLSSNLNLEGKELAASSSMEPTPLLKMKNNGRNVVVVFPPGEMPIILKRKRGRPPKNLLLGQTKPKEPAPEVKKRRRRKQKLASPQPSYIADTNDSKADYSDVLAKLAFLNRQSQCSGRCSPPRCWTPSEPESIHQAPDTQSISHFLHRVQGFRRRGGKAGGFGGRGGGHAARAARCSFSDFFEGIGKKKKAPAALHADAVHPRKRGRLEPDPVGKPKRKRRARKNGALFPEPNPGQSFGDGPAEWAGGEKGSPWAPHHGHPGSQAGRNGGYQGAEARPFHAAGLESGSSGRAGFYGGSAPSSQAEAGPERHSLFTGYFRSLLDSDDSSDLLDFALSASRSESRKSAAAYTAPPATLAGQRGLAAYPARGGKVAAAAPGAEAAFHAAMQSRPAFPPGRAATAAGYGVAQGSSECRGAEAFPKLAPPSSVSRSPTAHPAASGTPGYSPYGSYGAGQSVAPASVFPPGKQYPSAQDCPNSKDCSFAYGSGSSLPSSPSSAHSAGYAPQTAGPNLPLGKAAFFNSTEQGGQFSSAAHTPLRCDSRASTVSPGGYMVPKGSASFQPSPENCRQFPSAAPWAFRQGYGGLDWSSEAFSQLYNPGFECHLNEPNVILDISNYTPQKAKQQTVSETFSESSSDSTQFNQPAGYRRANSEASSSEGQSSLSSLEKLMMDWNEASSAPGYNWNQSVLFQSSSKPGRGRRKKVDMFDTSHLNFSSSSSSSSVYPSKRNTGPRQPRGSRGACASKKERGTGKAKFPTKSQAVNPLFQESTDLGLDYYSGDSSMSPLPSQSRGFGVGERDPCDYAGPYSMNPSTPSDGTFVQGFQSDSPGLGQPDLESKHFPALPHQLAAPGQQTVFEAGLQKAFSPNCSPTLAFKEDLRAGDLRKLPACDSLKHSMQGGALPHAPHLACRDLPMPQPHYDSPSCKNPPYWYSPNASTRSPSYDGKAGAGMLVDFMGRTDPQCLNPHLSSPSGTHPSKGEKEPLEMSRAHHRGPYACPLINDLNISPVPRDSMLQLQDNYRYPSFAPQGHPVMAPTQKSGFLGPMVEQQHPEDTFTVTSL; encoded by the coding sequence CAGCAAGTGCGGCAACGGGCACATCAACCTCCACCCCGTGGTGCAGCTCATCGACATCATGAAGGACCTGAACCGCCTCTCCGAGGACCTCAAGAGCAGCGGGGTGCACCTGGACTGCGGCAgcctgcgcggcggcggcggtgccCACGAGGACGGCCGCCTGCTGCCCGCCGACCGGGACCTCCAGTACAgcttcttctcctctccctccctggcCAACAGCATCCGCAGCCCCGAGGAGCGGGGGGTGCTCTGCAAAACCGAACCGCCGCGGCATCCCCGGCCCCCGGCCCGTGATGGAGAAGGCGATGGTGGCGGGGGAAGCGgcccgcagccccccggccACGCCGCAGGGGTGGGGGGAACATCCAAAGCGCCGGCGGAGGAAGCCGGTTGCTCACAGCCCGATGCCGGCGATTACTCGGACCTGGCCGAGGCTGATATCCTGAACGAACTGGCCTCCCTGGCGTGCCCGGGGACGCAGCTGCTGGAGTCGCAGGCGATGGAGCCGCAGCCTCAGTTGCTGCCAGCCCAAGAGCTGGATTCCCAGTCCCGGCTGCTGGATTCCCAGTCCCTGGAGTCGCAGCCCCAGCTGCTCGATTCACAGAGCCTGGAGCCGCTGCCGGAGTCGCTGGAACTGCAGAACCTGGAACCGTTGGGCTTGCAGTCGCTGGAGCCTCTCTCCGAGTCACTGGAGCTGCAGTCGCTGGAGCCCCTGTCCGAGTCGCTGGAGCTGCAGTCGCTGGAGCCGTTGGCGGAGCCGCTGGGGCTGCAGACGCTGGAGCCGCTGCCCGCAGCACTGGAGCCGCCGCTGCTGGACGCACGGGCCCCGCTGCTGCCCACCGAGCCCTCGCTGCTGGAGCCGCAGCCGCTGGGGCCTGTGGCGGAGCTCATGGAGGTGCAGGCGGGCGCTGGGGACCCTCTGCGGCCCCACGGGCTGCAGCCCCGGCTCGGGGGGTGTCCCCTGGGCAGCGTGGTGAAGCGGGGGCCCTGCGGGGGCCGGGGGGCCGGGCGCTGCGGCGAGGACCACCGCAAATATGCCCTGCGCCGGACAGACAAGCCAAAGATGCTGTGCCGCCGGAGGAGGGCAGGGCGAGGGCGCCGGGCGGACGTCACCCCCGAGACCCGCGTCCTGTCGCCCCTCGCCCTCCCCACCGAGGTGCCCCCCGGGCCCGAGGAGCCCAGTGACCCGCTGCTGgtctccccgccgccgcctcccgccacCCTGGACCCCGACGAGGCGCCCAAGCCCCCCGTGGCAGGGAAGAAGAGCAAGTGCCGCGGGGTGAGGAAGATGGTGGTGAAGATGGCCAAGATCCCCGTGTCCCTGGGGAGGAGGAACAAGACCACCTACAAGGTGTCGTCGCTCAGCAGCAACCTGAACCTGGAGGGCAAGGAGCTGGCGGCCAGCAGCTCCATGGAGCCCACGCCGCTGCTCAAGATGAAGAACAACGGGCGCAACGTGGTGGTGGTGTTCCCGCCCGGCGAGATGCCCATCATCCTGAAGCGTAAGCGGGGCAGACCCCCCAAGAACCTGCTGCTGGGCCAAACCAAGCCCAAGGAGCCCGCCCCGGAggtgaagaagaggaggaggaggaagcagaagctggCTTCGCCCCAGCCGTCCTACATCGCCGACACCAACGACAGCAAGGCCGACTACTCGGATGTGCTGGCCAAGCTGGCCTTCCTCAACCGGCAGAGCCAGTGCTCAGGGCGCTGCTCGCCGCCACGCTGCTGGACCCCCAGCGAGCCCGAGTCCATCCACCAAGCCCCCGACACCCAGAGCATCTCCCACTTCTTGCACCGCGTGCAGGGCTTCCGCCGGCGCGGCGGCAAGGCCGGGGGCttcggggggcgcggggggggccaCGCAGCCCGTGCCGCACGCTGCTCCTTCAGCGATTTCTTCGAGGGCATcgggaagaagaagaaagccCCCGCCGCCCTTCACGCTGACGCCGTGCACCCGCGCAAGCGGGGCCGGCTGGAGCCCGACCCCGTGGGCAAACCCAAGCGCAAGCGACGGGCCCGTAAGAACGGGGCTCTCTTCCCCGAGCCCAACCCCGGGCAGAGCTTTGGCGATGGCCCTGCCGAGTGGGCCGGCGGGGAGAAGGGCAGCCCCTGGGCCCCCCACCACGGCCACCCCGGCAGCCAGGCTGGCCGCAACGGTGGCTACCAAGGGGCTGAGGCAAGACCCTTCCATGCTGCCGGGCTGGAGTCGGGCTCCTCCGGCCGAGCCGGTTTCTACGGTGGGAGCGCGCCGTCGTCGCAGGCGGAGGCCGGCCCGGAGAGGCACAGCCTCTTCACCGGCTACTTCCGCTCCTTGCTGGACTCGGACGACTCCTCCGACCTACTGGACTTTGCCCTCTCGGCCTCCCGCTCCGAGTCCCGCAAGTCGGCGGCCGCCTACACGGCCCCTCCGGCCACTCTGGCAGGCCAGCGGGGCCTGGCCGCTTACCCGGCCCGGGGCGGCAAGGTGGCGGCGGCAGCCCCCGGCGCCGAGGCGGCTTTCCACGCAGCGATGCAGAGCCGGCCGGCCTTCCCTCCCGGCCGTGCCGCCACTGCCGCTGGCTATGGGGTAGCCCAGGGGTCATCGGAGTGCCGGGGAGCCGAAGCCTTTCCCAAGCTGGCACCACCTTCATCCGTCTCCCGGTCACCCACGGCTCACCCCGCGGCCAGCGGCACTCCCGGCTACTCCCCGTATGGCAGCTACGGCGCTGGGCAGAGCGTGGCACCCGCCAGCGTCTTCCCTCCAGGGAAGCAGTACCCGTCAGCCCAGGACTGCCCCAACAGCAAGGACTGCAGCTTCGCCTACGGCAGCGGCAGTAGCCTCCCGTCCTCCCCCAGCAGCGCCCACAGCGCCGGGTACGCGCCGCAGACGGCAGGTCCCAACCTGCCGCTGGGCAAAGCCGCCTTCTTCAACAGCACCGAGCAAGGGGGCCAGTTCTCCAGCGCGGCGCACACCCCGCTGCGCTGCGACAGCCGCGCCAGCACCGTCTCGCCCGGCGGCTACATGGTGCCCAAGGGCTCGGCCTCCTTCCAGCCCTCGCCCGAGAATTGCCGGCAGTTCCCCAGCGCGGCGCCGTGGGCTTTCCGGCAGGGTTACGGCGGGTTGGACTGGAGCTCGGAGGCCTTCAGCCAGCTCTACAACCCGGGCTTCGAGTGTCACCTCAACGAGCCCAACGTCATCCTGGACATCTCCAACTACACCCCGCAGAAAGCCAAGCAGCAGACGGTGTCGGAGACCTTCTCCGAGTCCTCCTCCGACAGCACCCAGTTCAACCAGCCGGCCGGCTACCGGCGCGCCAACAGCGAGGCGTCCTCCAGCGAGGGCCAGTCCAGCctctccagcctggagaagctgATGATGGACTGGAACGAGGCGTCCTCCGCCCCAGGCTACAACTGGAACCAGAGCGTCCTCTTCCAGAGCAGCTCCAAGCCCGGTCGGGGCCGACGGAAGAAGGTGGACATGTTCGACACCTCCCACCTGaacttctcctcctcttcctcttcctcctccgtCTACCCCTCCAAGAGGAACACGGGACCCCGGCAGCCCCGAGGTTCCCGGGGAGCTTGTGCCTCTAAGAAGGAGAGGGGGACGGGCAAGGCCAAGTTCCCCACCAAGTCGCAGGCAGTCAACCCCCTCTTCCAGGAGAGCACGGACCTGGGCTTGGACTACTATAGCGGGGACAGCAGCATGTCCCCCCTGCCCTCCCAGTCCCGGGGCTTCGGGGTGGGCGAGCGGGACCCCTGCGACTACGCTGGCCCCTACTCCATGAACCCCTCCACTCCCTCGGACGGGACCTTCGTCCAGGGCTTTCAGAGCGACTCCCCCGGTTTGGGGCAGCCGGATTTGGAGAGCAAGCACTTCCCTGCCCTCCCACACCAGCTGGCAGCCCCCGGCCAGCAGACTGTCTTCGAGGCCGGCTTGCAGAAAGCCTTCTCGCCCAACTGCTCCCCGACCTTGGCCTTCAAGGAAGACCTGCGGGCGGGCGACCTCCGCAAGCTGCCGGCCTGCGACTCGCTCAAACACAGCATGCAGGGGGGGGCCCTGCCGCACGCTCCCCACCTGGCCTGCCGCGACCTCCCCATGCCTCAACCGCACTACGACTCCCCCAGTTGCAAAAACCCCCCCTACTGGTATTCCCCCAATGCCAGCACCCGCAGCCCCTCGTACGACGGCAAAGCGGGGGCCGGGATGCTGGTGGACTTCATGGGCAGGACGGACCCCCAGTGTCTCAACCCCCACTTGAGCAGCCCGAGCGGCACCCACCCCTCCAAGGGCGAGAAGGAGCCCTTGGAGATGTCGCGGGCCCACCACCGAGGACCCTACGCTTGTCCCTTGATCAATGACTTGAACATCTCCCCCGTACCGAGAGACTcaatgctgcagctgcaggacaaCTACAGGTACCCCAGTTTTGCACCCCAAGGGCACCCCGTCATGGCCCCCACCCAGAAGAGCGGGTTTTTGGGACCCATGGTAGAGCAACAACACCCCGAGGACACTTTTACGGTCACCTCATTGTAG